DNA sequence from the Arthrobacter jinronghuae genome:
CTGGATGCGCCGCTTCTACAACCGCACGCCGGCGATCACCGCGATTGTCGTTGACGCCTAAGCCGCCGCAGCTGTGAGGCTTTAGCCAGCACACCAAAGGAGGGGCCGTAAGTCGCACCAGCGACCTGCGGCCCCTCCTTTTGCACTGCCCGAAGTGCGGGTTTGCTGTGATCTTGTTCTCGCAGGGCTTCCGGGTCGGCCCCGCTGCGGGTTGCCCGGAGCGCGGAGCGGCACCGGCCCGATCCCAGTGCTGGAGCGGGATTCCGGCCCGCTTCGGGGACGCCGGATCCACCCGCCATTACCCGATGTGACTCATTCGGTCAAGACCCTTCACAGACAAACTCGATAACTTGTAGGGATGCGTCCCCCCACATCCTCATTCCTCGAGAGACTTTCCGTGCCCGGACGGTTAGTCGCGTTCCTCCTCGTAAGCCTGCTGGCCGGCGTGTTGGCCGCCAGCACCCTGATCCCCATGGCGGCAGTCGCAGCCACGGGCACGGACATGGCCGTCGGAGTGCTGGACCAGCTGCCCGACGAGCTGGAAACCGGCCCCCTGGACGAGGGATCGAAGATCTACAGCGCCGACGGCGTGCTGCTGGCCACCTTCTATGCCCAGAACCGGGTTCCGGTGGAGCTGGACGAGATGTCGCAGAGCATGCAGGACGCCATAGTCTCCATCGAGGACGCGCGCTTCTACGAGCACAACGGCATTGACTTCATGGGGATTGCCCGTGCCGTGGCCTCCAACGCCTCGGGCTCGAATACGCAGGGCGCCTCGACCCTGACCATGCAGTACGTGAACAACGTGCTGATCAGCCGTGACATCGCCTCCGGCAAGGGCGGCAGCGACCTTACGCTCAGCGGTACCAAGGACATGGGGGACAAGCTCCGGGAAGCCAAGCTCGCCGTCGCCGTGGAAAAGGAGTACTCGAAGGAGGAGATCCTCGAGGGCTACCTCAATATCGTGCTCTTCGGGGGACAGACCTACGGTGTGGAGGCTGCGGCCCAGAGCTACTTCGGCATCTCCGCCTCGGAGCTCAATCCGGCACAGTCGGCCATGCTGGCCGGCATGGTGCAGTCGCCCAGCCATTACAACCCGTTTACCAACCCCGAGGGGACGCAGGCACGCCGGGACACCGTGCTTGCGGCCATGCTGAAAAACGACAAGATCAGCCAGGCCGAGTATGACGAAGCGGTGGCAAGCGGACTGGACCTGAACCCGCAGACGGTGACCTCCGGATGCACGGGAGCCGAGATGGCGCAGTACTTCTGCAGCTATGTGGAACAGACCATCCTGCAGTCGGAAGCCTTCGGCGCCGACGTCAAAGAGCGCGCCAAGCTCCTGGCACGGGGCGGGCTGACCATCAGGACCACTCTGGACTCGAGGCTGCAGTCGCAGGCACAGAAGCAGATCGAAGCCCAGGTTCCGGTGGGGGATCCCTCCGGGGCCGGCTCTGCCATAGTTTCCGTGGAACCGGGTACGGGCAAGATCCTTGCCATGGCCCAGAACACCGAGTACACGCCGGAGCTTGGCAACGGTAAGACCCAGCTCAACTTCAACGTGGACGCGGACATGGGCGGCACCCCCTACGGTTTCCAGCCCGGCTCCACCATGAAGCCCTTCACCACCGCCGCCTGGCTGGCGGCCGGCCACGGACTCAACGACACCATCGACGCCACGCGCACGTCCTACCCGGCAGGCTTCGACTGGAAGGCCAGCTGCCTCGGCCCGAATGCGGAGTTCGACGAATGGAAATTCAAGAACGCCTCCGAGGGCTTTGAGAAGAAGATGACCGTTGCGGAGGGCCTCCGGCAGTCCGTCAACACGGCCA
Encoded proteins:
- a CDS encoding transglycosylase domain-containing protein, translated to MPGRLVAFLLVSLLAGVLAASTLIPMAAVAATGTDMAVGVLDQLPDELETGPLDEGSKIYSADGVLLATFYAQNRVPVELDEMSQSMQDAIVSIEDARFYEHNGIDFMGIARAVASNASGSNTQGASTLTMQYVNNVLISRDIASGKGGSDLTLSGTKDMGDKLREAKLAVAVEKEYSKEEILEGYLNIVLFGGQTYGVEAAAQSYFGISASELNPAQSAMLAGMVQSPSHYNPFTNPEGTQARRDTVLAAMLKNDKISQAEYDEAVASGLDLNPQTVTSGCTGAEMAQYFCSYVEQTILQSEAFGADVKERAKLLARGGLTIRTTLDSRLQSQAQKQIEAQVPVGDPSGAGSAIVSVEPGTGKILAMAQNTEYTPELGNGKTQLNFNVDADMGGTPYGFQPGSTMKPFTTAAWLAAGHGLNDTIDATRTSYPAGFDWKASCLGPNAEFDEWKFKNASEGFEKKMTVAEGLRQSVNTATVAQAAQLDLCDIRDTATSMGVHRAVDGEPLEVTSPSFVLGGQEVSPLTIASAYATFASGGEYCKPTALTEVTDGSGNAYDVDTAECTRAISADVAAAVTQPLQKLVEGSPGSIHPIGVPAAAKTGTTDMSEQTWTVGYTTGIATASWVGNWNSYSSLNNQEINGVTRSYVDGSAIAGAQWTDYMSAVAKLYEAKDFPSVPDSML